GAAGACCGCCGGTAAGGGAGGAAAGAAGCGCAGAAAGTCCAGGAAGGAGAGCTACGCCATCTACGTGTACAAAGTGCTGAAGCAGGTTCATCCTGACACCGGCATCTCCTCCAAGGCGATGGGCATCATGAACTCTTTCGTCAACGACATCTTCGAGCGCATCGCCGGTGAGGCGTCTCGTCTCGCTCACTACAACAAGCGCTCCACCATCACGTCGAGAGAGATCCAGACCGCCGTGCGTCTGCTGCTGCCCGGTGAGCTGGCCAAACACGCCGTGTCTGAGGGCACCAAGGCCGTCACCAAGTACACCAGCTCCAAGTAGAGTCCCCGAGACTCCCACACAcccaaaggctcttttaagagccacccaTATACTCACACAAAAGAGATTCTGATGATTGAAGTTGCTTATGTGGTAGTAGTTGCAGCTGCTTTGTTTGTATCTCAATCTGTTAAAGGAttactccacttttaaataaactcttgctgataatttactcacccctatgtcatccaagatgtccatgtctttctttcttcagttgaaaagaaattaaggtttttgatgtaaacatcctaggatttttctccatatcattcatttcaatgggcaccaaacggttgaaggtccaaatggcagctttaaacgacaccagacgatgaataagggtcttatctagcttAACGATTGgtcattaaacttttttttttttttttaagttttataagcacaaatgctggccttGCTCTCTTCTCCGATGCgcattcgtgacgtcacgtaatacgcaattacgttgaaaaggtcatggttgacgtaggcagaagtatCGAGTCAGACCCTGCGTtccaatgtccatactatccatcctaaatagtatgtgagattaaaataagtgtgtcccaaagcatagtatgttgaaaagagtatgccaaaagtccccggatggtctactatttccagtagattttcgaagtgtggatccgtgcacactataaaggctaatattgcccacaacccattgcgcattggacgaggattcagttcagaactacaaacacgagtaaaaagtgttaaaaaactacaaaacatggcggatacgcgcgatcgacgctgagaggtttgagtgactaataatcagtttaacctgatagaaaatatatatttaatgttatctgtgttatttttcatctgcaaataccaatgtggacttttataaagatccgaatggccattaacttttaaatggatcattatgcattaatatgaggagagttctccacatgaaagacccgcGACTGCATATCAACGTGCTGCATGTCTCtccgatacggtaggaaattaactaaatgaaatgtggaggatgtaagatgattgacaggccagtttacggtgacaggatgcgacagagagaaaagacgcgattgtatgacgtgttagtatgtcccaaagcttgtttACTCTTTTGCTACgcactcaaaagtaagtactttttgttcacagaaagagtacatacttttagggcgtagtataagtaggcgaattggaaCGCAGCAAGAgtttacattacaaatgtgcggaaggaggattgtatacacatattcaaatgtctttgtgtcagtttattgtttaaccctttgagcggtacgttcccacatatgggatgtttatttctgtgcccctgggcgtacggttccacatatgggatttagaatgttcagcgacgtcacataactgctagattcaaactgtgctttcgcgctctggctgcgagacggacgcgcgctctcttgtcatcacagctatgcagtgttttcagccacataatgtttcttttaaggtttcagacatttaaatacgcataagcaccattaaacaatacatttggagtttataaaatacacactgatgtcagacgtcagtggaagcatcaataaacagtgaattcaaatataattcgccgacatttattcatatcagacacacataatgggtctaagtaactataaagtttactctcttaatcttccagttcaccagccacttacttgcatatattacaggagaaactgatgtattcacctgctgtaaatcagactgacagaactctgtgaactgcagcgcaaactaagatggcggcgcccatctcgcattatagatcaagataaagatcatttataaaggtttttaaacgacaaaacacactcactagggatgggcgataccaCTTTTTTTTCATGCGATACGATACCGATACTTTTTGTTACAATTTTAACGATACCGATACCGATATCGATACTGCTTATAATTTTaattgtgtatgtgttttttcaaaataatgttaattttaaggcttttttttttttttaatttaaaggcTAATTTAAAGGCAAATT
The Megalobrama amblycephala isolate DHTTF-2021 linkage group LG19, ASM1881202v1, whole genome shotgun sequence DNA segment above includes these coding regions:
- the LOC125253782 gene encoding histone H2B-like, with product MPEPAKSAPKKGSKKAVTKTAGKGGKKRRKSRKESYAIYVYKVLKQVHPDTGISSKAMGIMNSFVNDIFERIAGEASRLAHYNKRSTITSREIQTAVRLLLPGELAKHAVSEGTKAVTKYTSSK